A stretch of the Panicum virgatum strain AP13 chromosome 9N, P.virgatum_v5, whole genome shotgun sequence genome encodes the following:
- the LOC120688642 gene encoding uncharacterized protein LOC120688642, with protein sequence MTVARGPPGRPSSALLGCWRRRPPLGFGAKVGIAIGLGFSFAIIWTSVSPTSSSQQISTERSSFAAEVAAPPTASHNRTSTSADGGHAHRKPRPVPHGHKKRHPAPSGSHANPHRANATASLDAAAAKADHSESAPITDTEPKEKEPEQEQEPDMEMEPEQEAELPMPEESGDNSGKAPAEGEEEKSPQLELEEEHGEGDGDEDFEVAKNKAPSKKRKLPPLFSSSAHYHWKHCGAKSGYHYIPCVDFNGDGSQRHHERSCPRSPVTCLVSLPKDYKQPAPWPERKDKVWYGNVAHPRLSNYVKGHNWLNHSGDYLMFPPDEWEFKGGARHYVESIDEMAPDIDWGKNIRIILDIGCKSAGFGIALLEKDVITLSLGLTNDQTDLAQVALERGIPATVGSLGSRRLPFPSGAFDAIHCGECNIPWHSNGGKLLLEINRILRPGGYFIISSKDADLESEEGISASMTALCWNAISYNSDDVSEVGVKIFQRPATNEEYDLRAKKDPPFCKEEQNKANAWYTHIKHCLHKAPVGIEERGSDWPEEWPKRLESYPEWLGDLQTRVATDHNHWKAVVEKSYLDGLGIDWSNIRNVMDMRAVYGGFAAALASKKVWVMNVVPVHAADTLPIIYERGLIGVYHDWCEPFSTYPRSYDLLHADHLFSRLKIRCRQPVTIVVEMDRILRPGGWAIIRDKLEILDPLETILKSLHWEIVMTFRKDKEGIMSVKKTTWRPYLQSHTFGPSTTAQRRVFQNPQNPRAEPAPPPSTAAAMPPFPTATTASATSHLALLLLLSSSLFFLYKSIRLRRKPSPATGPARTTIPTLLYASATGTSKTLAARLSARLTADVGVPVSATDATSFDPEDLPSVPLLLLLVPTHDGGAPPPSAAFLARWLEESAADFRAGALLLSGLRFAVFGVGSRAYGETFNAAARSFSRWLRALGAVEAVPHGEGDVDGGDLEAVFEEWSGKVLRVVKGEELNEGVEGQSDGLDELELEEEESDVDDEEEAVSGEIDMEDIAGKAPARRQNGKVEGGLANGGQNGVKEMVTPIIRASLEKQGYKILGSHSGVKICRWTKSQLRGRGGCYKHSFYGIESHRCMEATPSLACANKCVFCWRHHTNPVGKSWKWKMDDPLDIVNAAVDQHTKMVKQMKGVPGVKPEKLEEGLSPRHCALSLVGEPIMYPEINALVDELHRRHISTFLVTNAQFPEKIKMLKPITQLYVSVDAATKESLKAVDRPLFSDFWERFLDSLKSLHERDQRTVYRLTLVKGWNAEEIDAYAKLLNLGQPDFIEIKGVTYCGSSATSKLTMENVPWHSDVKEFSEVLASKSGGVYKVACEHAHSCCVLLAKVDKFKINGKWHTWIDYDRFHELVISGKPFKSQDYMAVTPSWAVYGAEEGGFDPDQSRFKKERRHGTAALKD encoded by the exons atgACGGTGGCCCGCGgcccgcccggccgcccctcctccgcgctcctgggctgctggcgccgccgtcccccgcTGGGCTTCGGCGCCAAGGTCGGCATCGCCATCGGGCTCGGCTTCTCCTTCGCCATCATCTGGACCTCCGTCTCCCCGACCTCCTCCTCCCAGCAGATCTCCACTGAGCGATCCTCCTTCGCCGCCGAAGTTGCCGCTCCACCAACCGCCTCCCACAATCGTACCAGCACCAGCGCCGACGGCGGGCATGCTCACCGAAAGCCTCGCCCCGTCCCGCACGGCCACAAGAAGCGCCATCCTGCTCCGTCCGGATCTCATGCCAATCCCCATCGCGCCAATGCCACCGCCTCGCTGGATGCCGCCGCTGCAAAGGCCGATCACTCCGAGTCGGCTCCAATAACCGACACAGAGCCTAAGGAGAAGGAGCCGGAACAGGAGCAGGAGCCAGACATGGAGATGGAAccggagcaggaggcagagCTGCCTATGCCCGAGGAAAGCGGGGACAACTCGGGGAAGGCGCCTgcagagggggaggaggagaagtCGCCGCAGCTGGAATTGGAAGAGGAGCACGGTGAGGGTGATGGCGACGAGGATTTTGAGGTGGCGAAGAATAAGGCTCCGAGTAAGAAGAGAAAGCTTCCGCCTTTGTTCAGCTCTAGCGCGCATTACCACTGGAAGCATTGCGGTGCCAAGAGCGGCTACCACTATATCCCTTGCGTGGATTTCAACGGGGATGGGAGCCAGAGGCACCATGAACGCAGCTGCCCAAGGTCGCCTGTGACATGCCTGGTGTCACTGCCCAAGGATTATAAACAGCCCGCACCATGGCCGGAGAGGAAGGACAAG GTTTGGTATGGGAATGTTGCACATCCTAGACTGTCAAATTATGTTAAGGGCCACAACTGGCTGAACCACAGTGGCGACTACTTGATGTTCCCACCGGATGAATGGGAGTTCAAAGGTGGAGCAAGACATTATGTGGAATCAATTGATGAG ATGGCTCCTGACATTGACTGGGGAAAAAATATTCGTATAATATTGGACATCGGATGCAAAAGTGCTGGCTTTGGTATTGCTCTACTTGAGAAAGATGTGATAACGCTATCTTTAGGCCTTACAAATGATCAAACAGACCTTGCGCAAGTTGCCCTTGAACGTGGAATCCCTGCAACTGTTGGCAGTCTGGGATCACGAAGATTACCCTTCCCTAGTGGTGCATTTGATGCTATACACTGTGGTGAATGCAACATACCATGGCATTCTAATG GTGGAAAACTCCTCCTAGAGATAAATAGAATTCTTCGCCCTGGAGGATACTTCATTATATCAAGTAAAGATGCTGACCTAGAGAGCGAAGAAG GAATATCAGCTTCAATGACTGCGCTTTGTTGGAATGCAATATCTTACAATAGTGATGATGTCAGTGAGGTTGGAGTAAAGATATTTCAGCGACCAGCCACAAATGAGGAATATGATCTGAGAGCAAAAAAAGACCCTCCATTTTGTAAGGAAGAGCAGAACAAAGCTAATGCATG GTATACGCACATCAAACATTGCCTGCACAAAGCACCTGTTGGTATTGAAGAAAGAGGTAGTGACTGGCCAGAGGAGTGGCCCAAGAGGCTTGAGAGTTACCCAGAGTGGCTTGGGGACTTGCAAACAAGAGTGGCTACTGATCATAACCACTGGAAGGCTGTTGTTGAGAAATCATATCTGGATGGATTGGGCATTGACTGGTCAAATATCAGAAATGTAATGGATATGAGGGCTGTATATGGAGG ATTTGCAGCTGCATTGGCATCTAAAAAGGTTTGGGTCATGAATGTTGTTCCTGTGCATGCTGCAGACACCCTGCCCATAATCTATGAGCGTGGCCTGATTGGTGTCTATCATGATTGGTGTGAGCCATTTAGCACGTATCCAAGGTCCTATGATCTTTTACATGCTGATCATTTATTCTCACGCTTGAAGATCAG ATGTAGGCAACCTGTCACTATTGTTGTTGAGATGGATCGAATTTTGAGGCCTGGAGGTTGGGCCATCATCAGGGATAAACTTGAGATCCTTGACCCATTGGAGACCATTTTGAAGTCACTACACTGGGAAATTGTCATGACATTCAGAAAGGATAAGGAGGGTATCATGTCTGTAAAGAAAACAACATGGCGGCCATA TCTCCAATCACATACGTTTGGCCCATCTACCACGGCCCAAAGGCGAGTTTTCCAAAACCCCCAAAACCCAAGGGCCGAACCGGCACCTCCCccaagcaccgccgccgcgatgCCTCCCTTCCCGACGGCGaccaccgcctccgccacctcccacctcgcccttctcctcctcctctcctcctccctcttcttcctctacaaATCTATCCGGCTCCGCCGCAAACCTTCCCCCGCCACCGGCCCCGCCCGCACCACCATCCCAACCCTCCTCTACGCCTCCGCCACCGGGACCTCCAAGAccctcgccgcgcgcctctCCGCCCGACTGACCGCGGACGTCGGAGTCCCCGTAAGCGCCACTGATGCCACCTCCTTCGACCCCGAAGACCTCCCCTCCGTCCcgctcctccttctcctcgtccCCACCCACGACGGTGGCGCGCCGCCACCCTCCGCGGCCTTCCTCGCTCGCTGGCTCGAGGAGTCCGCCGCCGATTTCCGCGCGGGGGCGCTCCTGCTGTCTGGTCTTCGCTTCGCCGTATTCGGGGTCGGGTCCCGGGCCTATGGAGAGACCTTCAACGCCGCCGCGAGGAGCTTCTCGCGGTGGCTACGCGCGCTCGGCGCTGTTGAGGCGGTCCCCCACGGGGAGGGCGATGTGGATGGTGGGGACCTCGAGGCGGTGTTCGAGGAGTGGAGTGGGAAGGTACTGAGGGTCGTGAAGGGGGAGGAGTTGAACGAGGGGGTTGAGGGACAGAGCGACGGGCTTGATGAGTTGGAATTGGAAGAGGAGGAGTCTGATGTCGACGACGAAGAGGAGGCAGTGTCTGGGGAGATTGACATGGAAGACATTGCTGGGAAGGCGCCCGCAAGGAGGCAGAATGGGAAGGTGGAGGGTGGTTTGGCTAATGGAGGGCAGAACGGTGTGAAGGAGATGGTCACACCAATCATCAGGGCGAGCTTAGAGAAGCAG GGTTACAAAATTCTTGGTTCTCATAGTGGCGTGAAGATTTGTAGATGGACTAAGTCACAGCTCCGAGGCCGTGGAGGGTGTTATAAGCATTCATTTTATGGCATAGAGAGTCACAG ATGCATGGAGGCAACTCCAAGTTTGGCTTGTGCAAATAAATGTGTATTTTGCTGGAGACATCACACAAATCCTGTTGGAAAAAGTTGGAAATGGAAGATGGATGACCCACTTGACATTGTAAATGCCGCAGTTGATCAACACACTAAGATGGTTAAGCAAATGAAAGGTGTACCAG GAGTAAAGCCGGAAAAACTAGAAGAGGGTCTATCACCTAGGCATTGTGCATTATCTCTGGTTGGTGAACCAATAATGTACCCTGAGATAAATGCTCTGGTTGATGAGCTACACCGCAGGCACATATCTACATTTCTGGTTACAAATGCTCAATTTCCTGAAAAGATTAAGATGTTGAAACCAATCACTCAG CTGTATGTCAGTGTGGATGCAGCTACAAAAGAAAGCTTGAAGGCTGTTGACAGGCCACTGTTTTCAGATTTTTGGGAGCGTTTCCTG GATTCACTCAAGTCTCTGCATGAGAGAGATCAACGGACAGTTTACCGGCTGACACTGGTTAAGGGCTGGAATGCAGAAGAGATAGATGCATATGCAAAATTGCTAAACCTTGGCCAACCTGATTTCATCGAAATCAAGGGTGTGACATATTGTGGCTC ATCTGCAACTTCAAAGTTGACAATGGAGAATGTACCCTGGCACTCTGATGTAAAGGAATTTTCCGAGGTTTTGGCATCAAAAAGCGGTGGTGTCTACAAAGTAGCATGTGAGCATGCTCATTCATGCTGTGTCCTACTTGCAAAGGTAGATAAGTTCAAGATCAACGGCAAATGGCATACCTGGATAGATTATGACCGATTCCATGAACTG GTGATATCTGGAAAGCCTTTTAAGAGCCAAGATTACATGGCCGTGACGCCCTCATGGGCAGTATATGGTGCAGAGGAAGGTGGGTTCGATCCGGATCAATCTCGTTTCAAGAAGGAAAGGCGCCATGGAACTGCTGcgctcaaagattga
- the LOC120689929 gene encoding protein KOKOPELLI-like, giving the protein MDPATTSVSSPRNGDETELEQLSSDLQALKRLYGLLHKGSANEDLDEASRALLMKMLDDATQQTLLKQAKIISGSLMSPALERKLSIRSDRQTCDGEPPMSLRPPASPSPPSLLAGERPNRLNPQYSTVSSRAGGHVHDGPLAAEELVLARLASYRSSRTTASALPPRHRPSGKQQNSGLSLYRLPVAATSRQGTVTGHVQNTDQRDTARRTSRRANQTLLEASSSRGSERAGRGMAVTSQHGTVIGSNPQAEQRDRTRRTFVRDDQSSPEGSNRRRSVSPEMSLGRKRLQGRGTGRRVVAESSSSTCPLGRLDSRLSLGTVSRYGSERAGRGMATPEQSSSSNTMVTIHSRIRSNRDPKEHRLHRAEDDDEESTPWRRNTDASASSASLSRRKPRRTPKRVDSGSMYISSHNSNSSSGAAISYHSMSPTVLPESSASASYSPPPVSRPGIASPLSWQGIAPPMPWRGIAPPKYAPQVTRSMRRCRQEVLAKRVERLRMLKNKIATVFHHHYHYGHDQEGPSARRIPGEQHHMSLWKYLGGMLHRTKGQDKKSTSRAVVNTPGKRPGGGGGNMHLLFVAMRRHLRAKRKAPASVNMWRKSANRSRVQAKKMHWWQRLEPRRGRAGVLAGSKLRRRLGR; this is encoded by the exons ATGGATCCAGCAACGACATCGGTTTCCTCACCTCGCAATGGCG ATGAAACAGAATTGGAGCAACTATCGTCTGATCTACAGGCGCTCAAGAGACTGTACGGGCTGCTTCACAAGGGTTCCGCAAATGAAGAT TTAGATGAGGCATCCAGGGCTCTactgatgaagatgctagatgATGCTACCCAGCAGACTCTCCTGAAGCAGGCAAAG ATAATATCAGGTTCTCTTATGTCTCCTGCACTGGAGAGGAAGCTCTCCATCCGATCAGATCGCCAGACATGCGACGGTGAGCCACCCATGAGCTTGAGACCACCGGCGTCGCCCAGCCCCCCCAGTCTCTTGGCAGGCGAGCGACCCAACCGGCTTAACCCGCAGTATTCAACAGTGTCAAGCCGAGCTGGTGGCCACGTCCATGACGGTCCCCTTGCAGCGGAAGAGCTCGTCCTTGCCCGCCTCGCCTCCTACCGCTCGTCGAGGACTACTGCATCTGCATTGCCACCACGACACCGTCCAAGTGGAAAGCAGCAGAATTCCGGCCTCAGCCTCTACCGCTTACCCGTAGCTGCGACGTCGCGACAGGGCACGGTGACGGGACATGTTCAGAACACCGACCAACGGGACACGGCGCGTCGCACCTCCAGGCGTGCTAACCAAACGTTGCTTGAGGCTAGCAGCAGCCGTGGCTCAGAGCGAGCCGGACGCGGCATGGCTGTGACATCGCAACATGGCACGGTGATTGGAAGCAATCCGCAAGCCGAACAACGGGACAGGACGCGTCGCACCTTCGTTCGTGATGACCAGTCGTCACCGGAGGGCAGCAACAGGCGCCGCTCCGTGTCACCGGAGATGTCTCTGGGTCGGAAACGGCTGCAAGGCCGCGGCACAGGTCGGCGCGTGGTAGCGGAGAGCTCCTCCTCGACGTGTCCTTTGGGAAGACTAGACTCCAGGCTGTCCCTGGGCACGGTGTCACGCTATGGCTCGGAGCGAGCTGGGCGTGGCATGGCTACGCCGGAACAATCTTCCTCGAGCAACACGATGGTCACCATACATAGTCGCATCAGGTCGAATCGGGACCCCAAGGAGCACCGCCTGCACCGAgctgaagatgatgatgaagagagTACTCCTTGGCGCCGGAACACGGACGCTTCTGCTTCCAGCGCGAGCTTGTCAAGGCGCAAGCCACGGCGAACACCGAAACGCGTCGACTCCGGCAGCATGTACATCAGCAGCCACAACAGCAATAGCTCGTCAGGCGCCGCCATTTCGTACCATTCCATGAGCCCTACGGTGTTGCCGGAGTCAAGCGCTTCTGCTTCCTACTCACCACCGCCGGTGTCGCGGCCGGGTATTGCATCGCCTTTGTCGTGGCAGGGTATTGCCCCGCCGATGCCGTGGCGAGGGATCGCGCCGCCGAAGTATGCGCCTCAGGTGACGAGATCGATGAGGCGCTGCCGCCAGGAAGTCCTGGCGAAGCGGGTGGAGCGGCTGCGGATGCTTAAGAACAAGATCGCTACGGTGttccaccaccactaccactacGGGCACGACCAGGAGGGCCCGTCAGCCCGTCGCATTCCTGGCGAACAACACCACATGTCGCTATGGAAGTATCTCGGGGGAATGCTCCACCGCACGAAAGGCCAGGATAAGAAGTCCACGAGCCGAGCGGTGGTGAACACGCCGGGAAAgaggcctggcggcggcggcgggaacaTGCACTTGTTATTCGTCGCTATGCGGCGGCACTTGCGGGCCAAGCGGAAGGCACCGGCAAGTGTCAATATGTGGAGGAAGAGTGCCAACCGGAGTCGGGTGCAAGCTAAGAAGATGCATTGGTGGCAGCGGCTTGAGCCACGGCGCGGCAGGGCAGGGGTGCTGGCGGGCAGTAAACTACGGCGCCGCCTAGGACGTTGA